From a region of the Methylomonas rapida genome:
- a CDS encoding DciA family protein encodes MDHSKKTVFRPALNFEGGALAKCLEQIAEQNRVLRIVRAALPASIAEHAEHCVISASRLVVYTDSSAWASQIRFFQQAILNKLQESGQQKIVKVQVKLYSPLPEFKASPAARLPSAETVQALLRQVDENSEDVLNRALAKLARTLSKRLEN; translated from the coding sequence ATGGATCACTCAAAAAAAACCGTTTTCAGACCGGCCTTGAATTTTGAAGGCGGAGCGCTGGCGAAGTGCCTGGAACAAATCGCCGAGCAAAATCGCGTTTTGCGCATCGTGCGCGCCGCGTTACCAGCAAGCATAGCAGAGCATGCGGAGCATTGTGTAATAAGCGCTAGTCGATTGGTCGTCTATACCGACTCTTCGGCTTGGGCGTCGCAAATTCGTTTCTTCCAGCAAGCAATACTAAACAAATTGCAGGAGTCTGGACAGCAAAAAATCGTTAAGGTGCAAGTAAAGCTTTATTCGCCTCTGCCGGAATTCAAGGCCAGTCCGGCTGCGCGTCTGCCTAGCGCCGAAACTGTTCAAGCGTTGTTAAGGCAAGTCGATGAAAATAGCGAGGATGTGCTGAATCGGGCGCTAGCCAAATTGGCGCGGACGCTGAGTAAGCGGCTTGAGAATTGA
- the lpxC gene encoding UDP-3-O-acyl-N-acetylglucosamine deacetylase → MIKQRTLKNTIRATGVGLHTGDKVYLTLHPAEPNTGIRFRRVDLETPVMIEARPENVGETKLSTTLVSGDIKVSTVEHLLSAMAGLGIDNAIVDVSAPEVPIMDGSAGPFVFLLQSAGVVEQEAPKKYIRIKKTIRVEDGDKWAAFEPFDGFKVTFTIDFEHPAFSDHLKTAVMDFSSTTFVKEVSRARTFGFMRDIEFLRENNLALGGSLDNAIVVDDDKVLNEDGLRYADEFVKHKILDAIGDLYLLGHSLIGEYRGFKSGHALNNKLLLTLLEDKEAWEMISFDSTDDAPISFMRSAQAAAAAR, encoded by the coding sequence ATGATCAAACAACGCACTCTAAAAAACACCATTCGCGCCACGGGCGTTGGCTTGCACACGGGCGACAAAGTCTATCTGACGCTGCACCCTGCAGAACCCAATACCGGCATTCGTTTCCGCCGGGTCGACCTGGAAACCCCGGTCATGATAGAGGCACGCCCCGAAAATGTGGGTGAAACCAAATTATCGACCACGTTGGTCAGCGGCGACATCAAGGTCTCAACCGTGGAGCATTTGCTGTCGGCGATGGCGGGTTTGGGCATCGACAATGCGATCGTCGATGTCAGTGCCCCTGAAGTACCGATCATGGACGGTAGCGCAGGCCCTTTCGTGTTTTTGCTGCAATCGGCCGGCGTCGTCGAGCAGGAAGCTCCCAAGAAATACATTCGGATCAAAAAAACCATACGGGTCGAGGACGGCGACAAATGGGCCGCGTTTGAACCTTTCGACGGTTTCAAAGTGACGTTTACCATCGATTTCGAACATCCGGCTTTTTCAGATCATCTCAAAACCGCAGTAATGGACTTTTCATCGACGACTTTCGTCAAGGAAGTCAGCCGGGCTCGCACCTTCGGCTTCATGCGCGACATTGAATTCCTGCGGGAAAACAATCTGGCGCTGGGCGGCAGCCTGGATAACGCCATCGTGGTCGATGACGACAAGGTATTGAACGAAGATGGCTTGCGTTATGCCGATGAATTCGTCAAACACAAAATCCTCGACGCGATTGGCGACCTGTATTTATTGGGCCACAGCCTGATTGGCGAATACCGGGGCTTTAAATCGGGCCATGCGCTGAACAACAAATTGCTGCTGACATTGCTGGAAGATAAAGAGGCTTGGGAAATGATCTCTTTTGACAGCACTGACGATGCGCCGATTTCCTTCATGCGCTCCGCGCAAGCCGCGGCCGCCGCCCGCTAA
- the ftsZ gene encoding cell division protein FtsZ, with translation MKYELMDNSGNAVIKVIGVGGGGGNAVNHMVETGIDGVQFICANTDAQALRQMNVDTVVQLGVELTKGLGAGTRPEVGRAAAEENRERIREVMEGADMVFLTAGMGGGTGTGAITVFAEEAKELGILTVAVVSKPFDFEGTKKKAVAESGLRDLEKLVDSLIIIPNQKLLPTLGNNRSLVDSFRVANDVLLDAVQGITELITHPGLMNVDFADVRTVMSNMGSAIMGTGIASGENRARLAAEKAIACPLLEDMNLQGARGILVNVTSNGDLGLNEFDEIGSIMHAFASDDADIKIGMAVNPAMGTEVKVTVVATGMGEKAKAAAPIKLVQKVAAGEVDYGQLEKPTVIRQQRPESTRETRFGAQPRSDADLEYLDVPAFLRRQAD, from the coding sequence ATGAAATACGAATTAATGGACAATAGCGGCAATGCCGTCATTAAAGTCATTGGTGTTGGGGGCGGCGGCGGCAACGCCGTCAATCATATGGTGGAAACCGGTATCGACGGCGTGCAATTCATCTGCGCCAATACCGACGCGCAAGCCTTGCGGCAAATGAATGTCGACACCGTCGTGCAATTGGGCGTCGAGTTAACCAAAGGACTAGGCGCCGGCACCCGTCCTGAAGTGGGACGCGCGGCGGCGGAAGAAAACCGCGAACGCATTCGTGAAGTGATGGAAGGTGCCGACATGGTGTTCTTGACCGCCGGCATGGGTGGCGGCACCGGTACCGGCGCGATCACCGTATTTGCCGAGGAAGCCAAGGAACTGGGCATCCTGACCGTTGCGGTGGTATCGAAACCGTTCGACTTCGAAGGCACCAAAAAGAAAGCCGTGGCGGAAAGTGGTCTGCGCGATCTGGAAAAACTGGTCGACTCGCTGATCATCATCCCGAACCAAAAGCTATTGCCAACCTTGGGTAATAACCGCTCATTGGTCGACTCCTTCCGTGTCGCCAACGACGTGTTGCTGGACGCAGTTCAAGGCATCACCGAACTGATTACTCACCCCGGTTTGATGAACGTCGACTTTGCCGACGTCAGAACCGTCATGTCCAACATGGGCAGCGCGATCATGGGCACTGGCATTGCCAGTGGTGAAAACCGCGCCCGCCTGGCTGCGGAAAAAGCCATCGCTTGCCCATTACTGGAAGATATGAACCTGCAAGGCGCGCGTGGCATTCTGGTCAACGTCACGTCCAATGGTGATCTGGGTCTTAACGAGTTCGACGAAATCGGCAGCATCATGCATGCATTCGCCTCCGACGACGCCGACATCAAAATCGGTATGGCGGTCAATCCGGCCATGGGCACTGAAGTCAAGGTCACCGTGGTCGCGACGGGCATGGGCGAAAAAGCCAAAGCCGCGGCACCGATCAAACTGGTGCAAAAAGTGGCCGCCGGCGAAGTCGATTACGGTCAACTGGAAAAACCAACCGTGATTCGCCAACAAAGACCCGAATCGACCCGCGAGACCCGCTTCGGCGCCCAACCGCGTAGCGACGCGGATCTGGAATACCTGGACGTACCGGCCTTCCTGAGACGCCAAGCCGACTAA
- the ftsA gene encoding cell division protein FtsA has protein sequence MAKKTDRNLLVGLDIGTSKVAAIVGEYRGGDEIEVIGIGTAPSKGLKKGIVVNLESTVHSIQRAIEEAELMAGCQIKSVFAGIAGSHIKSLNSHGIVAIKEKEVTQHDIDRVIDSARAVAIPADQKILHILPQEFVIDQQEGIKEPIGMSGIRLEAKVHMVTSSVSAEQNIVKCIRKCGLDVDDIVLEQLASCSAVLTDDEKDLGVCLIDIGGGTTDIAIFSEGAIKHTAVIPIAGDQVTNDIAVALRTPTKNAEEIKRQHACALTELADPQHMIDVPSIGDREPRKISAQNLAEIIEPRYEELMLLVQAELRRSGYEDLIAAGMVITGGSSQVRGLTELAEEIFHMPVRMGTPLHVSGLTDVAQNPIYSTAVGLLIYGKDHHGRALGLTDDGANLWSTIKNWFQGNF, from the coding sequence ATGGCCAAAAAGACAGATCGAAATTTATTAGTGGGGTTGGACATAGGCACGTCCAAAGTGGCCGCCATCGTGGGCGAATACCGCGGCGGCGACGAGATCGAAGTGATCGGTATTGGTACCGCGCCTTCCAAAGGCTTGAAAAAAGGCATCGTGGTCAATCTGGAATCCACCGTGCATTCCATTCAACGCGCGATCGAGGAAGCCGAATTGATGGCCGGCTGCCAGATCAAATCCGTGTTTGCCGGCATTGCGGGCAGTCACATCAAAAGCCTGAATTCGCACGGCATCGTCGCGATCAAGGAAAAAGAAGTCACCCAGCACGACATCGATAGAGTCATCGATTCGGCGCGTGCCGTGGCGATTCCGGCCGATCAGAAGATCCTGCACATCCTGCCGCAGGAATTCGTGATCGACCAGCAGGAAGGCATCAAGGAACCTATCGGCATGTCCGGCATCCGCCTGGAGGCCAAGGTGCACATGGTCACCAGCAGCGTCAGCGCCGAGCAGAACATCGTCAAATGCATCCGCAAATGCGGGCTGGATGTCGACGACATCGTGCTAGAGCAACTGGCCTCGTGCTCTGCGGTACTCACCGACGATGAAAAAGACTTGGGCGTTTGCCTGATCGACATCGGCGGCGGCACCACGGACATCGCGATATTTTCCGAAGGCGCCATCAAGCACACGGCGGTAATTCCCATCGCCGGCGATCAAGTCACCAACGACATCGCCGTGGCGTTACGAACACCGACCAAAAATGCAGAGGAGATCAAACGTCAGCACGCCTGTGCGCTGACGGAATTGGCCGATCCTCAACATATGATCGACGTACCCAGCATTGGCGACCGCGAACCACGCAAAATTTCCGCGCAGAATCTGGCGGAAATCATAGAACCGCGTTATGAAGAATTGATGTTGCTGGTGCAAGCAGAATTAAGACGAAGTGGTTACGAAGATCTGATCGCCGCTGGAATGGTCATCACCGGTGGGAGTTCGCAGGTAAGAGGATTGACGGAGCTGGCGGAGGAAATCTTCCACATGCCTGTTCGCATGGGGACACCGCTGCATGTGTCCGGTCTGACCGATGTAGCACAAAACCCGATTTATTCGACCGCAGTAGGTTTGCTGATCTATGGCAAGGACCATCATGGTCGCGCCTTGGGTCTGACTGACGACGGCGCAAATCTGTGGTCGACAATCAAAAACTGGTTTCAAGGTAATTTTTAA
- a CDS encoding cell division protein FtsQ/DivIB, with amino-acid sequence MSRLKLIVFGLLALVGAWYGWQLFDSRDAISKPIRYVKIEGAFQYTDKDKLKQVLTPEMKKGFYHADMENIHRLISGLPLVEKVDVKRVWPDAVHIKIVEQKPIVRWGTNALLNKQGDILIPDNIDAFKNLPLITGPEGQEKKLLEIMKGVYIVLRDKSMQLAEFHVNERRAWRIKLASGLEMHLGRKAPLENMQRFLQTMDLLGDEQIAMMASVDTRYPNGYAVTWKPEATAVDWKAIAQKNKT; translated from the coding sequence GTGTCGCGTTTGAAGTTGATCGTCTTCGGTCTGCTGGCACTGGTGGGCGCTTGGTATGGCTGGCAACTGTTCGATAGCCGGGATGCCATCAGCAAACCGATACGTTATGTGAAAATCGAGGGCGCATTTCAGTACACCGACAAGGACAAACTGAAACAGGTATTGACGCCGGAGATGAAAAAAGGCTTTTACCACGCGGACATGGAGAATATCCATCGTCTGATCAGTGGACTGCCGCTGGTGGAAAAGGTGGATGTAAAACGGGTGTGGCCGGATGCGGTTCACATCAAGATCGTCGAACAAAAACCCATCGTACGCTGGGGGACTAACGCCTTATTGAACAAGCAAGGCGATATATTGATACCGGATAATATCGATGCTTTTAAAAACCTGCCGCTGATTACGGGCCCCGAGGGGCAAGAAAAAAAATTGCTAGAAATCATGAAAGGCGTATACATCGTATTACGGGACAAATCGATGCAACTGGCCGAATTCCACGTCAACGAGCGACGGGCGTGGCGCATCAAGCTGGCCAGCGGCCTAGAGATGCACTTGGGCAGAAAGGCGCCGCTGGAGAACATGCAACGCTTCTTGCAGACCATGGATTTACTCGGTGACGAACAAATAGCCATGATGGCCAGTGTCGATACCCGTTACCCGAACGGCTACGCGGTGACCTGGAAACCGGAAGCGACTGCGGTCGATTGGAAAGCAATCGCACAAAAGAATAAAACCTGA
- a CDS encoding D-alanine--D-alanine ligase: MKALTVKQAADFGRVAVLMGGSAAEREISLRSGNAVYQALISQGIDAVAVDVTGSPIEALAKFEIDRVFNVIHGRGGEDGVLQAVLEVLGLPYTGSGVLASALSMDKLRTKLCWQGMGLATPKWFVLQSEQDVDACIAQLGFPVIVKPAQEGSSIGMSKANDRNELIAALRLAQQYHCDVYAEQWVQGREYTVAILAGEALPAIRLQTPNVFYDFDAKYRANTTQYHCPCGLDAEREQQLQALALKACEGLSVKGWARVDAFIDDNDCVQLIEVNTVPGMTDHSLVPMAAKAAGVNFNELVWRILETSMVA; the protein is encoded by the coding sequence ATGAAAGCATTGACAGTAAAACAGGCTGCCGATTTCGGCAGGGTCGCGGTATTGATGGGCGGTTCAGCCGCCGAACGTGAAATTTCCCTGCGTAGCGGCAACGCGGTTTATCAGGCGCTGATCAGCCAAGGCATCGATGCCGTTGCGGTAGACGTGACCGGCAGCCCCATCGAGGCTTTAGCGAAATTTGAAATCGACCGCGTATTCAACGTCATTCATGGCCGCGGCGGCGAAGACGGTGTTTTGCAAGCCGTATTGGAAGTGTTGGGCTTGCCATATACCGGTTCCGGCGTACTGGCCTCGGCCTTGAGCATGGACAAGTTGCGCACCAAGTTGTGCTGGCAGGGCATGGGGCTAGCCACGCCGAAATGGTTTGTGCTGCAATCGGAACAGGATGTGGACGCCTGCATCGCCCAGCTGGGTTTTCCGGTCATCGTCAAGCCGGCTCAGGAAGGCTCCAGCATCGGCATGAGCAAGGCCAATGACCGGAATGAATTGATTGCAGCCTTGCGACTGGCCCAGCAATACCATTGCGATGTCTATGCCGAGCAATGGGTACAGGGCCGGGAATATACTGTAGCGATTCTGGCCGGCGAAGCGTTGCCCGCCATCCGCCTGCAAACACCTAACGTGTTTTACGATTTCGACGCCAAATACCGCGCCAATACCACGCAATACCATTGCCCTTGCGGCTTGGATGCGGAACGCGAGCAACAATTGCAGGCGCTGGCCTTGAAAGCCTGCGAAGGTTTGAGTGTCAAGGGTTGGGCGCGCGTCGATGCTTTCATCGACGACAACGACTGTGTGCAGCTGATCGAAGTCAACACGGTGCCCGGCATGACCGATCACAGTTTGGTGCCGATGGCGGCAAAAGCCGCCGGCGTGAATTTCAACGAATTGGTCTGGCGCATCCTGGAAACCAGCATGGTGGCTTAA
- the murB gene encoding UDP-N-acetylmuramate dehydrogenase, giving the protein MSTATKLRGTLLHNEPLAKYTSWRVGGPAERMYIPEDKADLIDFIAGLPEHESVHWIGLGSNLLVRDGGIRGTVINTRNRLKNMYLMDSDRVYVEAGVPCAHVARFCSDLGLTGAEFLAGIPGTMGGALKMNAGAFGGETWSIVASVEMINAHGHVTERGKHEFEVAYRSVKGLEAEWFLSAQLKLQKGNSEASQQHIKALLEKRNATQPTNKPTCGSVFKNPPGDYAARLIEACGLKGYQIGGAVVSEKHANFIENQGHATAADIETLIEHIQQQVRKQFGVDLQTEVCRAGENA; this is encoded by the coding sequence ATGAGTACCGCCACGAAACTCCGCGGAACTTTGCTGCACAACGAGCCGCTGGCCAAATACACCAGCTGGCGCGTCGGTGGTCCGGCCGAGCGCATGTATATTCCGGAAGACAAAGCCGACCTGATCGATTTCATCGCTGGCTTGCCCGAGCATGAATCCGTGCATTGGATCGGCCTGGGCAGCAATTTATTGGTGCGCGATGGCGGCATACGCGGCACGGTGATCAACACCCGTAACCGTCTGAAAAACATGTATTTGATGGATTCGGACCGTGTCTACGTCGAAGCCGGCGTACCTTGCGCCCATGTCGCCCGATTTTGCAGCGATTTGGGGCTGACCGGCGCGGAGTTTCTGGCCGGCATCCCCGGCACCATGGGTGGCGCGCTAAAGATGAATGCCGGTGCCTTCGGCGGCGAAACCTGGAGCATCGTGGCCAGCGTCGAAATGATCAATGCGCACGGGCATGTGACCGAACGCGGCAAACACGAATTCGAAGTCGCCTACCGCTCGGTGAAAGGTCTGGAAGCCGAATGGTTTTTATCGGCCCAACTGAAGCTGCAAAAAGGCAATAGCGAAGCCAGCCAGCAACACATCAAGGCCTTGTTGGAAAAACGCAATGCCACCCAGCCGACCAATAAACCCACCTGCGGTTCGGTCTTCAAGAATCCGCCCGGCGATTATGCCGCGCGCTTGATCGAAGCCTGTGGTTTGAAAGGCTATCAAATCGGCGGCGCCGTGGTGTCGGAAAAACACGCCAATTTCATCGAAAATCAGGGCCATGCCACGGCGGCCGACATCGAAACCCTGATCGAACATATACAACAACAGGTACGCAAGCAATTTGGGGTCGATTTGCAAACCGAGGTTTGCCGGGCAGGTGAAAACGCATGA
- the murC gene encoding UDP-N-acetylmuramate--L-alanine ligase has product MNRPNIHPAQALGNVDKIHFVGIGGTGMSGIAEVLCNLGYHVSGSDIKASPVTDRLQAMGVKVYFEHAASNVVDVDVVVTSTAVDRSNPEITRAYENRIPVIPRAEMLAELMRFRFGIAVAGTHGKTTTTSLTTMMLAEGGLDPTFVIGGRLNSAGANAKLGLGKYLVAEADESDASFLFLQPMMAIVTNIDQDHMETYGGSYERLKDTFIKFLHQLPFYGLAVLCIDDPGVCDVLPNISKPVKTYGVKSYADVRAVDIQQDGLRTHFTVLRWGDLPPLKVTLNLPGWHNMLNALAAITVATSLGVDDAAIVKSLSEFKGVGRRFQINGDLDFDGGKLTLVDDYGHHPRELAATLEALRQAWPSRRKVVVFQPHRYTRTRDLFEDFVEVLSSVDVLILLDVYPAGETPIAGADGKALSRSIRVRGQVDPIFVQNRDDLVTILTGIVKKDDVVLTMGAGNVGQIAAELPLKLREALS; this is encoded by the coding sequence ATGAACAGACCGAATATCCACCCCGCGCAAGCACTCGGCAACGTCGATAAGATCCATTTCGTCGGCATCGGCGGCACCGGCATGAGCGGCATCGCCGAAGTTCTCTGCAATTTGGGTTACCACGTTTCGGGTTCCGACATCAAGGCTTCGCCGGTGACCGACCGCTTGCAGGCCATGGGCGTCAAGGTTTATTTCGAACACGCGGCCAGCAATGTCGTCGATGTCGACGTCGTGGTCACCTCGACCGCCGTCGATCGCAGCAATCCTGAAATCACCCGCGCTTACGAAAACCGCATCCCGGTGATTCCACGCGCCGAAATGCTGGCGGAACTGATGCGTTTTCGTTTTGGTATCGCGGTAGCCGGCACGCACGGCAAAACCACGACGACCAGCCTGACCACGATGATGCTGGCCGAAGGCGGCCTGGACCCTACTTTCGTGATCGGCGGCCGCCTCAACAGCGCCGGCGCCAATGCCAAACTGGGCCTGGGCAAATATCTGGTGGCCGAAGCCGATGAGAGCGACGCCTCGTTTTTGTTTTTGCAACCGATGATGGCCATCGTCACCAACATCGATCAGGACCATATGGAAACCTATGGTGGCAGTTATGAGCGACTGAAGGACACCTTCATCAAATTCCTGCATCAGTTACCGTTTTACGGTTTGGCGGTACTCTGTATCGACGATCCGGGGGTTTGCGACGTACTGCCGAACATTTCCAAGCCGGTGAAAACCTACGGCGTCAAATCCTACGCCGATGTTCGCGCCGTCGACATCCAGCAGGACGGCTTGCGCACTCATTTCACCGTACTGCGCTGGGGCGATTTGCCGCCATTAAAAGTGACGTTGAATCTGCCGGGCTGGCACAATATGCTGAACGCGCTGGCCGCGATCACCGTTGCCACGTCCTTGGGCGTGGATGACGCCGCCATCGTCAAGAGCCTGTCCGAATTCAAGGGCGTCGGCCGACGCTTCCAGATCAACGGCGATCTGGATTTCGACGGCGGCAAGCTGACCCTGGTCGATGACTACGGCCATCACCCCCGCGAGCTGGCGGCTACGCTGGAAGCCCTGCGTCAGGCCTGGCCCAGCCGCCGCAAGGTCGTGGTCTTCCAGCCGCATCGTTACACGCGTACTCGCGACTTGTTCGAAGACTTCGTCGAGGTCTTGTCCAGCGTCGATGTCTTGATTTTATTGGACGTTTATCCCGCGGGAGAAACGCCGATTGCCGGCGCCGACGGCAAGGCCCTGAGCCGCTCCATTCGGGTACGCGGTCAGGTCGATCCGATATTCGTGCAGAATCGCGACGACTTGGTGACCATCCTGACGGGCATCGTCAAGAAAGATGATGTGGTTTTGACCATGGGCGCCGGCAACGTCGGCCAAATCGCCGCCGAATTACCGCTTAAACTGCGGGAGGCCTTGTCATGA
- the murG gene encoding undecaprenyldiphospho-muramoylpentapeptide beta-N-acetylglucosaminyltransferase, whose translation MKGRIVIMAGGTGGHVFPALAVAEEMRARGWQVSWLGTRKGLEARVVPAHGLDIDWLSVEGIRGKGLLSKLIAAFRLFQACIQARRILKQRQPDVVLGMGGFVAGPGGLMAKSLGIPLVVHEQNRVPGTTNRWLVKLAATKVLEAFPGSFPASTHAMFTGNPLREAFIDLSERSEWRPDSARPLRILVLGGSQGAKVLNDNVPEALAGLPNLVIKHQTGSAMRTEVAEHYQTLGADAEVLAFIDDMAAAYHWADLIVCRAGAMTISEVAASGLPAIFVPLLHAIDDHQSANARYLSEAGAALLLPQPELNAVNLQKAIRQVMTQLPAMSQAAKAKAKLDATQTVANVCAAFAGQKREASR comes from the coding sequence ATGAAGGGCCGTATCGTGATCATGGCCGGCGGCACCGGCGGCCACGTGTTTCCAGCCCTGGCGGTGGCCGAAGAAATGCGCGCGCGCGGCTGGCAAGTCAGCTGGCTGGGCACGCGCAAGGGCTTGGAAGCGCGGGTAGTTCCGGCTCACGGCCTGGACATCGATTGGCTATCGGTGGAAGGTATACGTGGTAAAGGCTTGCTGTCGAAGCTGATTGCGGCGTTCCGGCTGTTTCAAGCCTGCATACAGGCACGGCGCATCTTGAAACAACGCCAGCCCGATGTGGTTCTCGGCATGGGCGGCTTCGTCGCTGGTCCGGGCGGCTTGATGGCGAAATCGCTGGGCATCCCGCTGGTCGTGCATGAACAAAACCGTGTTCCAGGCACGACCAATCGCTGGCTAGTGAAACTGGCCGCCACCAAAGTACTGGAAGCATTTCCGGGCAGTTTTCCGGCTTCCACGCACGCGATGTTCACCGGCAACCCGCTACGCGAAGCGTTCATCGATCTGAGCGAACGCAGCGAATGGCGGCCCGATTCCGCGCGACCTTTGAGAATATTGGTGTTGGGCGGCAGCCAAGGCGCCAAAGTATTGAACGATAATGTACCGGAAGCTTTGGCCGGCCTGCCCAACCTGGTCATCAAGCATCAAACGGGAAGCGCCATGCGCACCGAGGTTGCCGAGCATTATCAAACCTTGGGCGCGGACGCGGAAGTATTGGCGTTCATCGATGACATGGCAGCGGCCTATCATTGGGCCGACTTGATCGTTTGCCGCGCGGGCGCGATGACGATCAGCGAAGTAGCCGCCAGCGGCCTGCCCGCCATTTTCGTCCCCTTGTTGCATGCAATAGACGACCATCAGAGCGCCAATGCCCGCTATTTGAGCGAGGCCGGCGCCGCCCTGCTCTTGCCGCAACCCGAATTGAATGCAGTGAATCTGCAAAAAGCCATAAGACAAGTCATGACCCAGTTACCCGCAATGAGCCAAGCCGCAAAAGCCAAGGCCAAACTCGACGCCACCCAAACCGTTGCCAATGTCTGCGCGGCATTTGCAGGCCAAAAGCGCGAGGCAAGCCGATGA
- the ftsW gene encoding putative lipid II flippase FtsW produces the protein MSVPSPKIRPSHRFHIDQALLTACLCLLGIGFVMVASSSMHLGVKMADDVSYYPFKQLIHIILGLMFAAFMLAVPMKHWQRLGQPLFIAGLALLLIVLIPGVGVKVNGSTRWISLLGLRIQVSEVMKFISVVYMAGYITRHNEHVRRSLFGLVRPLMLFSVACILLLLEPDFGSAVVILIIAMGMMFLGGARLSPFVFLVALVSSAAAILAYTSPYRLKRITSFVDPWEHARDSGYQLTQALISFGRGEVSGVGLGNGLQKLFYLPEAHTDFLFSVLGEELGLVGVVLVIALFTTLVLRGFAIGEQAEMAGEKFSALVAYGLAIWFGFQAFVNMGVNMGILPTKGLTLPLMSYGGGSMIIMCGAIAVLFRIHYEVTELHKSNVKGRTR, from the coding sequence ATGTCCGTACCCAGCCCCAAAATACGCCCAAGCCATCGCTTCCATATCGACCAAGCCTTGTTGACGGCCTGTTTGTGCCTGCTCGGCATAGGCTTTGTGATGGTGGCTTCGTCATCCATGCACTTGGGCGTCAAAATGGCGGACGACGTTTCCTATTACCCCTTCAAACAGCTGATCCACATCATTCTGGGCCTGATGTTTGCGGCCTTCATGCTGGCTGTGCCGATGAAGCATTGGCAGCGTCTCGGCCAACCTTTGTTCATCGCCGGCTTGGCGTTGCTGCTGATCGTGTTGATCCCAGGCGTCGGCGTCAAGGTCAACGGCAGTACGCGCTGGATATCCTTGCTGGGCCTCAGGATTCAAGTTTCCGAAGTGATGAAGTTCATTTCGGTGGTTTACATGGCGGGCTATATTACCCGGCATAACGAGCATGTCCGTCGATCGCTGTTTGGTTTGGTGCGGCCGTTGATGCTGTTTTCGGTGGCCTGCATCCTGTTGCTGCTGGAACCCGATTTCGGTTCCGCGGTGGTCATCCTGATCATCGCGATGGGCATGATGTTTTTGGGCGGCGCGCGTCTGTCGCCGTTTGTATTTCTGGTGGCCCTGGTGTCTTCGGCCGCGGCTATCTTGGCTTACACCTCCCCTTACCGCTTGAAACGCATTACCAGTTTCGTCGATCCCTGGGAACACGCCCGGGACAGCGGCTATCAGTTGACCCAGGCCCTGATTTCCTTTGGTCGCGGCGAAGTGTCGGGCGTTGGGCTCGGCAATGGTCTGCAGAAATTGTTTTATTTACCGGAAGCGCATACCGACTTTTTGTTTTCGGTACTCGGTGAAGAACTCGGCCTGGTTGGCGTCGTTTTAGTCATCGCCTTGTTCACGACATTGGTTCTGCGTGGCTTTGCCATTGGCGAGCAAGCCGAAATGGCCGGCGAAAAATTTTCCGCACTGGTGGCTTACGGCCTCGCCATCTGGTTCGGCTTTCAGGCCTTCGTCAACATGGGCGTCAACATGGGCATTTTGCCCACCAAGGGTTTGACCCTGCCGCTGATGAGCTACGGCGGCGGCAGCATGATCATCATGTGCGGCGCGATAGCGGTGCTGTTTCGGATTCATTATGAAGTGACGGAACTGCATAAGAGCAACGTCAAGGGCAGAACGCGATGA